One segment of Radiobacillus kanasensis DNA contains the following:
- a CDS encoding flotillin family protein: MDFLIVIGAVVGVLLAFAILFAVRYKTVGADDAMIVTGSFLGNKNVHRSEDGSGIKIVRGGGTFVVPVFQQSEKLSLRSHSLDISTPNVYTENGVPVMADGTAIIKVQSTTEGIATAGEQFLGKDNSELRKEAQEVLEGHLRAILGTMTVEEIYKNRERFAQEVQTQAAVDLKKMGLQIVSFTIKDVQDENGYLEALGKPRIAEVKRDAQIAEANAIRDARIQKAQAEREGKSAELLSETHIAEATKEKELKVASYKRDQDTAKAEADMAYKLQEAKAQQQVKQEEMHIQLVEKNKQIEIDSREVERKQRQYEAEISKKAEAERYAAEQKAEADKVARVKNAEAEAEEIRLDGEAEAEAIRMKGLAEAEAKEKIAEAMEKYGEAAILEMIINMLPDFAGRIADPVRSIDKVTVVDHGNGEGDGATRMSSYVTKLMSQLPETLKDVSGVDLKGMLDNVAAKSESKINSNLAQVAAPNVPTETHKPDDQS; encoded by the coding sequence ATGGATTTTCTTATTGTAATTGGTGCTGTAGTTGGCGTTCTTCTTGCGTTTGCTATTTTATTTGCGGTTCGTTATAAAACCGTTGGTGCAGATGACGCAATGATTGTAACAGGAAGCTTCTTAGGTAATAAAAATGTACATCGATCCGAAGACGGAAGTGGGATTAAAATTGTACGTGGTGGCGGTACATTTGTTGTTCCTGTCTTCCAGCAGTCTGAAAAGTTAAGCCTTCGCTCTCATAGCTTAGATATTTCCACACCGAACGTTTACACGGAAAATGGCGTACCGGTTATGGCAGATGGAACGGCTATTATTAAGGTTCAAAGCACAACCGAAGGCATTGCAACAGCTGGGGAGCAATTCCTAGGAAAAGATAATTCCGAGCTAAGAAAAGAAGCTCAAGAAGTATTAGAAGGGCATCTAAGAGCCATCCTTGGGACAATGACGGTCGAAGAAATCTATAAAAATCGAGAGCGCTTTGCTCAAGAGGTTCAAACACAAGCCGCAGTTGATTTAAAGAAAATGGGGCTACAAATCGTTTCCTTCACAATCAAAGATGTCCAAGATGAAAATGGATACTTAGAAGCATTAGGGAAGCCACGTATTGCAGAGGTAAAGCGTGACGCTCAAATCGCAGAAGCCAACGCTATTCGTGATGCCCGGATTCAAAAAGCCCAAGCAGAACGCGAAGGTAAGAGTGCGGAATTATTAAGTGAAACACATATTGCGGAAGCAACGAAAGAAAAAGAGTTGAAGGTAGCTTCCTATAAACGTGATCAAGATACGGCAAAAGCAGAAGCGGACATGGCATATAAGCTTCAAGAAGCCAAAGCACAACAGCAAGTCAAACAAGAGGAAATGCACATTCAACTCGTCGAAAAAAACAAACAAATTGAAATCGATTCTCGTGAGGTAGAACGTAAACAGCGCCAGTACGAAGCAGAAATTTCCAAAAAAGCAGAGGCTGAACGTTATGCGGCAGAACAAAAGGCAGAAGCCGATAAAGTCGCTCGCGTGAAAAATGCCGAAGCGGAGGCGGAAGAAATCCGCTTAGACGGGGAAGCAGAAGCAGAGGCTATTCGAATGAAAGGTCTTGCCGAAGCGGAAGCCAAAGAGAAAATCGCCGAGGCGATGGAAAAGTATGGCGAAGCAGCAATTTTAGAAATGATTATCAACATGCTTCCTGATTTTGCCGGTAGAATTGCCGATCCTGTTCGCTCGATTGATAAAGTGACGGTAGTAGATCACGGAAACGGCGAAGGGGATGGCGCGACAAGAATGAGCAGCTATGTAACGAAGCTAATGAGCCAATTACCGGAAACATTAAAGGATGTATCTGGGGTTGACTTAAAAGGGATGTTAGATAACGTTGCAGCGAAAAGCGAATCGAAAATTAATTCAAACCTAGCACAAGTAGCAGCACCGAATGTGCCTACCGAAACCCATAAGCCAGATGATCAATCTTAG
- a CDS encoding protease — translation MEVIFIDALQIYWWLLWGSLAIAIIFLFLGNLLDGLLDGLGELFNPLLLFGTLSVIAGSGVLLTKYTEASTLLVLIISAFIGICAYFLLYYFLIIPMSQAESSNAISVYDLQGKMGEVITSIPAQGMGEVFIQLPNGSRSETAKSFDETDIPQGTNIVVIEVKDQIMYVSELKDFN, via the coding sequence TTGGAGGTGATATTTATTGATGCACTACAAATCTATTGGTGGTTGTTATGGGGTAGCTTAGCTATCGCTATCATCTTTTTATTTTTAGGTAACCTGTTAGACGGATTGTTAGATGGGTTAGGAGAACTCTTTAATCCTCTCCTATTATTTGGAACTCTCTCTGTGATTGCTGGTTCTGGTGTCTTGCTGACCAAGTACACCGAAGCGAGTACTCTCCTCGTACTTATCATCAGTGCTTTCATTGGAATTTGCGCTTATTTTCTTCTGTATTATTTCTTAATCATTCCAATGTCTCAAGCTGAATCTTCTAATGCTATTTCCGTTTATGACTTACAAGGAAAAATGGGAGAGGTCATAACTTCCATACCTGCTCAAGGGATGGGTGAAGTGTTTATACAGCTACCAAATGGTAGCAGAAGTGAAACAGCCAAAAGCTTTGATGAAACAGACATCCCACAAGGGACGAACATTGTCGTCATCGAAGTAAAAGATCAAATTATGTATGTTTCCGAATTAAAAGATTTTAACTAG
- a CDS encoding OsmC family protein yields MLDNKEIHVHGSTVGFQTIMHTGDHTVVIDEPYSEGGHDAGPDPLKVLLTSLAGCENAVANLVANEMDFDLQSIHFDIKANYDPRGLAGKADVQPYFSKVTLDAKVKTSEPEERIAQLQKETNQRCPVYATFDAAGIEMESSWTGV; encoded by the coding sequence ATGCTTGATAACAAAGAAATACATGTACATGGAAGCACCGTTGGATTTCAAACGATTATGCATACGGGAGACCACACAGTAGTCATTGATGAACCATATTCTGAAGGGGGTCATGACGCTGGACCAGATCCACTGAAAGTATTATTAACCTCTCTTGCAGGCTGTGAAAATGCCGTCGCTAACCTAGTGGCAAATGAAATGGATTTCGACCTACAATCTATCCATTTCGATATTAAAGCAAACTATGACCCGAGAGGTTTGGCAGGAAAAGCAGATGTTCAACCGTATTTCTCTAAGGTTACACTCGATGCAAAGGTCAAAACGAGTGAGCCTGAGGAAAGAATAGCCCAATTACAAAAAGAAACCAATCAACGTTGTCCGGTGTATGCAACCTTCGATGCCGCTGGTATTGAGATGGAATCCAGCTGGACAGGCGTGTAA